The window ACTTATTCTCTGGAGTTCGAACTGTTTCTTTTGATATCGTTTTATTGATTTACTACCTTACTTTGGTTTtcttaactattgccccttagacattccttgagtacccagtactcaggcataccattgttgttttttatggtgtgttagaTAACACAGAGGAGCGGGTTCGCGAGACACGTGcgacttaggagaacttgcttcttttgagactattcggtgagcccacatgattatTCGTGGGGCATCATTGTATCTTTATTTTACGTATTTTAGTTTCCGgactgcgtcccgatgagttagacatttatttcATTATCTTAAAAGCTCCATAGATAGACGATGTTATTGTGGGTAGTCGATGAAGTCATTGTTGACTCATTGAGTATTGCTACGTTTCCTGATGATGCATTTTATATTAGACTTTCGCTGATGTCATTTTATAATGGTGATTATGAGTTAACTGGCTATAGATAACTTGTTGAAGTAATTGATGAAGGTTTATTAAAAGGAACATGATGCATATTGAttcataaggtgcttccggttTTATCCATAGCATCGGATACCTGTTACATCGAGGGTCGGGTTCGAGGCGTGACAAAACACTCGATACTTTAAGTATAAAACTCGCAAAATGGTGATAGTATAGGGAAATCTTGACCTATTCACTCAAGGTATTTATCCCTAGAGATGTAAATGAGTCATATAAAACTTCATTGTTCACTTGGCTCTTATTTTTTGAGAGAAAAAAAGTAATTGTTGAATGATTAGAAATAACAGTGATTTTAGTAGGCAATTCTTATAACTTGAATGATCATCCAAGGAATTAACTCCTTAAATCTGGTACtttctttgtttcaatttgtttgtcttactttttttttagtccgtttcaaaaagaatgtctttttccttttttggcaattctttaatttcaactttaCACATAGcatgtttaaaaccacaagatcaAAGGGCATTTTGgcacatatctttaatttaaaatTACAAGATCAAAAAATCTTCTTTACCATCTTAAACATCGCGTTAAGTGAAAatcagacaaataaattgaaacgaagaGAGTATATATTTAATCGGATAATTTTAGGGGGTATAAAGACATGAGTTAAACGagtttatatttaaatataaagcTTTAATATGACATGATAGGTCAACTAGTAGAGAATAGTGTCTCTTGGTTTTTAGGGAAAAAGCAATAGTTAAATGATTGGCTTTACATATCGACAGCCCCTTAAATCTATAAGGATAttccatttagacactcgaaATTAAGTCATGTTTCAATTGAATACTTTCAACTCCTAATAAAGTGTTTCAACTAAACACTTACGGTTCAAATTTTGGAATTCTTTTTGCATGTGTTTTTATTCGTATATTAGGTAGTTaagttaatcacataaaatatgtcatctaCTATAACTATATGCATCAACCTCAAGTAGAAAATGCCTGCGATTTTACTGCTTATTGAAGCGAATACGCACAATTAAAGGAGATGTCATATTTTATATGGTTAACTCAACTACCTAATAGAAGAATGAAAACAcacacaatttaaaaaaaaaaatgaaccaaaAGTGTCTAATTGGAACACTTTTAAGGAGTTGGGATATTCAATTGGAACAGGATTTAATTCGAGTGTCTAAATGTAATATCCTGACAAGTTTAAGGGCCTATCTATATATTAAGCCCAAATGATTTTTttatcctaaaaaaaaaaaaaacactaaagtAATTTTGGCAGACAACTCTTATAACATGAATGACATCCAAGGAATTAACTACCCGGAAAGGCTTCAAATCTTCTTTTCTTGCCTTTGAATAAATTGTTCTCGTGGAGACTGTTGTTATCATATGAATAAGAAAACAAGAAATTAATTACGGGGTTAAATTCCTCATAGGTAAAGTGAGAGTTGTTTATTGACTACTTGTACATAATTTGGTCGAGCTAAATatgtagtactccctccgtttcataataagtgactTTTTAGGCTCATGCATACTCCTTAAGAAATTGCACACTTCTGAAAAATTAGAAATgttttttactaacttacccctaatcAAGTTTtactattttctagggaaaaaAAAGATAGTAAATGAATCTTGACTATTTCAATAAGGATAATCCTGGAAGAATCTGTCTAAAGTCTTCTTAAAATCCTAAAACATTacttattttaataaaaattaaaaagccTAAAaaaccacttattatgaaacgtAGAGAGTACTATTTAGAGGTCAAGATTAGTTTATTTGTTTGGATTTCCTCAAGTGATGGCCAGCCTAAACCAGCTCACAAAGTAAGAAAACAGAGAGTTTAGTTAGTTAACCATCTGCTTTGTACTGTTAATTAAGTTGATAATGCATCATTAATTAAGTGGATGAATGATGAATCGGTAACAATTCCAGTCAAGTCACACTAACATCCGGACGCACAAACAGCTGATGGCATCATTGTTTTAAAAGTCAAAATAGGCCCACCTACTTTAATTTTTGATAGCTTAGTTCATTTTACTCAAAAATACCAGACCAAATCTCCTTTTTGGAAAAGATTCAATCatttctcttccacttcccaatcTTAGAACTCTATTTGATGAATCTGACTAATGATATTCTACCTAAGTGCTGTCTGTTAATTGACCCCAATGAATCATGTTATAACCATTACAAACTAAAGAAAATCATTATGCATCTCCAGGAAAATATGTAGATGTACATATAAAATACACTTACTATTCCAATTTTATTGATACCGCTTCCTTTTTAATCTGTCCTGAAAATGATACATTCAATTTTAAATTTTTGGTTTTTTCCCttaataaaaaatgataatatgatttatctatgacttgttttagattaTAACGGACagatttcaaaagtctttcttttttctttgttaaACTCCGTGATCAATTAAAGTGCATCATATAAATTAGAACGGATGAAATTTTTATTAACCTGTGTTCAAAAAAAGTAAACCAGAATATACGAAATAATCTGAAAACAATTAAACGAGAAAATCAGTAACGATAATTAGATATCCGGCccacagaattcactgtgtgCATCcttaagatttaatctccttacTCTACCCGATGTTTTGGATTGGATTACTTCCTCCAAGATATAATAGTTGTACTTGTTATTGGTGTAGTGGTACCTCAAATGCCAATAATTTCTTCGAACTTGACAAACGGAGCAAATCACACAACtcagtaatattttttttttttgaaaacaaaTGCAGAGAACAGTTTTTGAGGGGGAGAAAGAATTCAGATTTCAGTGTTCCAAATCTGAGGCAAGACCTTTGAATTTATAGACAATAAAAGAATATAAAAGGTGTCTTTTCCCATTTCTCATTCGTCCCTTAAAAACCCCTAACTAATATGTTGATGAATTGACCTCTACATGCCACCCTAATCTCGCCGCAATAAAAAAATGTAATTTTTGCTTGGCATAGCTTACTATGTtacatatttatggaacataactatactttttaataattaagtttagtagctataatattatatttttacaacttatagctacccacttttctaccaattaacttaccactccccacacccctattttttaggtgcacactttctctctccccccttttctaactccccatctcccctaatttcatgcttttcaaatcagtttctgatttctttcacttcctttttttactCTGTATTAACTGCTCATTAACTTCAACCTTTTACCTCCAAAATTCAATTAtatttcctaaaatatgtaagattctctgttatttttgcattttaaacgacggatatatatttgaattcatctgttgaaatatcgaattcaagttgagttcataattgaggtaacaacgttttcactgcaacttttttttttcctgaaattttgaaaaatatatgaaaaatatatctgaaatatagtcaacagaaaccagaataagtaatattgaacatattaatcaaaatataattaaaaaatatagccaaaatatagtcataattgaggtagcaacgttttcactgcaacttttattttttctgaaatttttctaaatatagtcaaaatatatgaaaaatatatcttaaatatagtcaacagaaaccagaataagtaatattgaacataataatcaaaatacaattaaaaatatagccaaaatatatatgaaaaaacaactaaaaagttcagaaaaatataaaaaataaaaaagttgcaattACACGGTGAAACGTGTAATTCAATTGATGAACAAATCAAGCTTTGtatgatttatggaacattaaaaagagattttttttagttatattttgggaaaaaatatgaagagagtttttgaattcaaattttatgtgaatgattagatattaaatgagatatgtgattagatatggaagagaataagatttgcgtgatttatggaacattaaaaacagatttctgtttagtttgaaaaatattttttccccttaaatagaggcattatttgctcaacagttccgtgtatttagtctatattttggctatatttatgcgacgcgtccaggacctaaatataggaaaaatcagctacgaattgtaaataatgaacttgtagttatagcttgttagaggcagctaaaaggtagctatttgtgaaaattttactaaaaaaaaaaaactcatcaaCAAACTTGTTTTTGTCTTAAACTTGTCTTAAACTAGTCAAGTggactatgagcccgtttggattgacttataagttggtcaaatcaGCTAATaagctattttttttaacttatttgcatgtttggtaaaatagaaaatagctcaaattaagttaaaaaatgcttaaaataagccaaaatcaagaagttgctcaacaccaacttatttttctttggcttaaaagctattttggtttgaccaacaactttatccttttatctcttatattttctattaatttcaaTACTACCCTTACCTCTAAAAACCCTTTACGcatttttatccaaacacgtaacttcTTATTTATAAATAACTTTCTgcacttaaaaagtactttaagcagTTATGCTTAAAACCCACTTTTTTCcggctaatccaaacgggctctatataatCTTCTTTATCCATGCAGCTCAATAGAATTTTGGGTATAATTTCATGACTACTGAATAAATTGTCTTTTTAGTGGTAATTGGGAGTTATAAGAAAATAGAGATTTCTAATCTACCACATATCTCTACTACAATTCTAACAAACGGAAAGGATTGATCATGTCAAGCTGTTTTTAACAATACACTGTTTGACATAAGtacaaatataataataaaagaaTATATTTACAAGTAAAATGTGATTTTCTAATCTACTACATATCTCTACTACAATTCTATATGGCTTTTTGTGAGAAAAATGGTATAAATTTTTATGTTTACAAACCTAGTGTAGATAGTTAGTTACTCGTAAGTCTCGTACGTATTTAATTTTTATGTAACCTAATTGCGTAAGTATAATGTTTGCCAAGATATATAACTAATACAACATAGTAACTTTTAATAACCTCACAAGTCACAAATTAGAGTGTATATAGCATGTACTTAGGAGTTGTCATTTCCTCGATGTGTATAAACTATTACAGATTTTTGATATTGGTTGATCTCTGCAAGTGCAAAGAACGAAAAAAGAGTTTTGAATTTGACGTTTAAATGATCAGGACAGCACACACGACTTTAAACGAAAGTCAAAAGGGGCTTTCCTTTTTATAGCTAAGGCCTAAGGCATAAAGAGAAACTAAGCACTGGCCTGATATTCGAGTTGCACAATAAGCCAACCAagatccataagttatttgaaagagATCTACGTGGTGCAGCGGATGGGGCTACTCCTCCCGTAACCAGAGGTCTTGGTTCAAGCCCTTGGTATAAAAAAATCATTGGCAGGAGCGCTTCCTCCGAATATACCCAACGCAGCTCGAATCCAGATTTAATCGGGCTCCAATGAAGATACCGGACACAAAGtggaaaatcaaaaaagaaaaagtcaTTTGAAAACGGAAGTGGGAACACCGAAAGCAATTTCTGCACTTCCTATGGTAAAACAAATGTCAACAGAGCTACCTAAAAGCTTTGAAGGGGTGGTTTGTTATTTTACTGTCTAATTATATGCTAGAATCTTAATACAGAAGTTTTAGATGGTTAATTAGTGATCAATAATAATACAGATAACGAGGTATATAATAGTGTAAAGATTATTATGCAAGTGAATGATAATACATGAATCTTTTTGTCTAAAGTCAAAAGGAACGAATTGATTTTGCAGTTCAGATATCTATTCATAAAACATTCAACCTGATATGACATGACTATCATCACATCATTAACCTCTCTGTACCTTGTTAAAAGAAAGAAACATTcagttttacattttttttaaaaacaatttatCTATGTAGAGGACACAAAGACGAAAATGCTAAGTGGACGGCAAGTGCATTCCACTTGCTGTGGCATCTCTACACAGGGGTGTATTAAAACCCAATTAGCCAAGCTTAAGAGTGTCTTGAAGTGTAACAATAGTTTAGGGATTGAAGTTACAATTCCTATCAAGTTTAAGGGTGTTTTAGTTACTTCGGccataataatatataaagaatAGAGTAATAACTTTTTGAGAAGTTTCAATCACGATCCAACAGTATCATGCTTAAGATCGTGCAGTTCAATGTTTAGTACCGCTCAGTTACAATTGATTTTTCCACGACAGGAAATTTTGCTTGAATATAAATGTTCTATACCACTTTAAACAAATGCTTCGTTGTTCAACTGGCTCATGTATTGTATTGTCGACTTGTCGTAGTAAAACCCGAGTGCCATAATAATATTAAGGTCGAACATTTGAAATATTGCAGATATGTGTTGATACTCCAGTCCTTGTTTTTTGATACATTGTTGCTCGAAGTAAAACAGAAGTTGAGATGGCAAAAGAAGTACTCGTCAGGCAAAAGTACTTCTCAAGCATCCAAGAGACATTCATAGCATTTGAAGGTCTAGTAGCATTCTCAACCCAGCATTATAGGACAACCTACTTTCCAACAGTATATTTAGAAAACTAAACCTTATATGATAAATTCAAATTCAGTGGCCGCGAGgcaagatttaaaaaaaaaaaatgaatctgcTTTGTTCAACTTATAAAGTTGGCATATCAACAATTCTAACAGGATGTAAAAATCCTAAAAACACAATCTAAAATGTTCTCTGTAAAAAAGAATGACTATGAGGCACATACTGCTTATACAAAAGCTAGTTGAACCTATCTGATAGAAGATTAGTATACATTACGCATAAGGGAATACTCCTATAATACAGGCACAACACAATAAGCTTCTGTTAAATCCTTTTCAGATTCTACGATATTAAACAGTTTCAGCATACCAATCACGAACATGTCATAAGAAGTCCTGAAATTTCCATGTCATACAAAGATATAATACCACAATACTAAATGAAAATTCAGTGCGAACTTGTATGTGCACTTCCTTGTCCAAGCATTTAAGAGCATAGCATCAAAGTTATCGCGGAGGATAGGCTCCGGGGTATGGACCTGGAAAGACATTAAAATCATATAGTTAACCCTAATTGGCATGCCAAGGGAGAGTAGGAAATTCATGTCTTACAAGAATATTTACCTGGAGGATAAGAGTAACCCTGTGGTGGATAAGACTGAGGTGGATACGCTGAAGGTGATGAGTAAGGTGAAGGATAAGCAGCCGATTGAGGGGGATAAGATGGTGGATGATATGCTGCTGAAGGAGGCGGGGCTGTGGGATAAGGAGATGGTGAATGATATGCTGCAGAAGGAGGCGGGACTGTTGAATAAGGAGATGGTGCTGGATAGGCAGAAGGTGGTGGGTGAGAAGCTGCATGCGGTGGAGCAGCCGAATATGGATATGATCCAGGAGTTGGTGTTACATATGGAGAGCCTGATGGAGCATGGCTTGTTGCTGGCTTCtggaaggaaaagaaaaatcaTGTTAAAGATATTCTAAAACAGGTCTGTGTTTGGTTTAAATTCTAAGAAAAGACACTGGCACTTACATTGGCATTTGCGTAGTGCATTATTAGTCGAACTTCTCCCGCATGCCTGTAAAGAAACATAAAAGCCAAAGTACTCCTGTTAAACAGACAGTGCAATTTCAATCATTACAACCCCAACATCCAGTGCAAAAAGACCCAAAGCGATTTCAAAAAGATCTATATTACAACTTTATTGGGAATTTAGGTTCACACGGTTCAAATAAACTTTATTAACTACAGAGATATGTACAGACGAGATACAGGAGATTCTTTCCTAGATTTGAAAAAGAATTTGGCTATAATTTCGGGCATcttgatgcttaaatattcaaAGATTACAATaatacaacatacccagtgaaatcccacatagtgaggtctggggagggtatagcgtacgcagaccttacccctaccttgggaggtagggagGAAGTTTCTGGTAGACCCTCAGCGCAAGGACAACCAATTCAAAGCAATATAAAAGATATGGAAAAATATTGTAAAAGCATGAAAAAAAGCTGGTTGAAATACAAAGAAGCAGTAACTACCGCAAAATACTACAataatcaaagtacaagaaacaacagatagtagcagaaatAGAAGGACAAAAAAACTATAAGAATACTACTCTTAACTACCtgctagccttctaccctaatttgtgtcctccataacctcctatctaaggtcatgtcctcggtaagctgaaactgcgtcatatcctgtctaatcatctctccccaatacttcttcggcctacctctgtCCCTCCTAAAAtcatccatagccaacctctcatacCTCCGCACTGAGGCATCCGTGCATCTCCTCtgcacatgcccaaaccatctcagcctcgacTCTTGCATTTTAtcctccaccgaggccactcccatcTTATCCCGGATATCCTCATTTCtcatcctatctctcctagtatgcccacacatccatcacaacatccTCATCTCCACAgccttcatcttctgaacgtgagagttcttgattggccaccgccccatacaacatactcggtctaaccaccattctgtagaacttgcctttaaattttggtggcaccttcttatcacacaaaaCTCCGgatgcgagcctccatttcatccaccctgcaccaatacggtgtgtgacaTCCTCGTCAATCTCACCATTTCCTTGAATAATAGACCCAAgttacttgaaacttcctttcctttggaTGAACCGAGtatcaagcctcacttccacgccagcctcaTGCGATACCTtactgggaagtgctccgagtctcctcccactgtccttaTATATGTCTTAGATCGCTAAAGAAACCTcccttggaactttgtcgtaatCAAGGTCGATGAATACCCTATAGAGGTTCCTCTTCCCCTCCCtctactgctccaccaatcttctAACCaaatgaatggcttctgtagtagAACGCCCCGGCATGAAACCGAACTAGTTCTCGAAGATaaacacgcctctcctcaccctcatctccaacACCCTctcccaaacctcatggtatagCTTAGAAGCTTAATGcccctatagttgttgcaactctgaatatcacccttgttcttgtataaaggaatcattgtactccacctccattcttcgggtATTTTCGTCGTcttaaaaatgacattaaacaacctagtcagtcactccaaacctgccctgcATGCGTTTTTCAAAAATTCCACCGGGATCTCTTTAGGCCCCGTCGCTCTTCCCCTACGCACCCTACTAACAACCCCCTTCACCTCCTcgacctttatactcctacaatagccaaaatcacgacacctctCGGATTGCTCAAAGTCTCCCAACACAATTGAGGCCAAAGTAAAGAAAATTTTCAGACATCTAGAAAAGAAAGACGTAAGATCTAAAGATGAAACtgttttttgttatttttctcattttcctcTAAAGATGATCATGTTTCTTTGTTATTCCTTTTTTTACCTGAAAAACACATAGACATGCCAAAATATCTTTAATTCACATTAGGAATACACAAGTGTGAAAAAAGTTGCTCTCTTCATGTATCTCCAACAACTTCACAAATTCTATCAAGAAAAAAGCTTTATACTCCCATGAATCCACTAGTATTGGTACTTTGTATGCTGACCAAACACCTTCTATACGATATATGATGAAAACAAAGTACACCTCTTGTTCACTTGGCTTAAATCCtgcaaggaaatcaataacataaCCTCGCATCAAATCTAGTATATCGAACCTTAACTATTCCTAATTCTTCACCCAACTTGAGGCCAACATGTGACCCAACGGCTTATCCATGACTCAGCGGGACGAGCAGAAGTAAGACAATTAATGGGAAGAAAGTTTTAGAGGAAGTAGCATACTAACATCTTATATTTCTTCAAACAAAGGCTTGAAAATCCATCACAGTCACTTGAGAGATGGAAAAGAAAATGGTGGAAGATTACTTCTCCTACAAACTGGCTAAGGCAGATTAAGGTAGCTTAGCCTCTCTTTGCATCTGGACTTCACAAAAGTCAATTTCCATTtatcctctttttctttttcataagtACTTCCATTTATCCTCTTTCAGTTTGGTGCAAGTGACAAATGCTAATGCAGGAATATTTTAGAAGTTAATGCTAACTGAATGTTTTCAGCAACTCCTTAGTCTATTTTATTCCTTAACTAGAAGTTCCTAGTGGATCTTCTTTGTTGTTTCAAGTCATGTTAGCTCTATCACAATAAGCTCTTGCTAATAATTGTTTTGTCGATTGTTACATCAGGCTATAACAGTCTAAAGTATCTGTTAGGTTGCGCGTGTGACCACATATTACCTTTaacatatcatattatatttaaGCTTTGTGTGGTTTCCTTGGCTAAGAACCTAAATATCTCTCAAAATAATAGTTCTTCACCTAAACTCATAATTTTTCAGCACTTGTACATACAGTTTATAAAGCCTAAGTTCCACCTGCATCCACTATCCTGAAGTAAGTTGACAGCTAGTTAGAGGTAGGTCGACATTAATCTAACATGATGAAATGAAAAACTTTAGTGATCGACGTAAGGAATCACAATCACATCAAGATCCATATGTCCCAGACCTCGGTGCATTTGAGCAACTTGTCATATTAATGTCACATGAAAGTAGAGACGGGAAGCACAATGTAGAAGATTTTGTCAAAAAAAAGGGCAATAAAAGAGACAATTTCTAACTAAGAAG is drawn from Lycium barbarum isolate Lr01 chromosome 8, ASM1917538v2, whole genome shotgun sequence and contains these coding sequences:
- the LOC132606505 gene encoding elicitor-responsive protein 1-like isoform X1, whose protein sequence is MSIVYGVQGQLLEVTVVACNKLKDTEWISRQDPYVCLEYGSSKFRTRTCTDGGKNPTFQEKFVFTLIEGLREINIVVWNSNTVNADDFIGSGKVQLQKVLSQGYDDTAWPLQTKRGRSTLAFMFLYRHAGEVRLIMHYANANKPATSHAPSGSPYVTPTPGSYPYSAAPPHAASHPPPSAYPAPSPYSTVPPPSAAYHSPSPYPTAPPPSAAYHPPSYPPQSAAYPSPYSSPSAYPPQSYPPQGYSYPPGPYPGAYPPR
- the LOC132606505 gene encoding extensin-like isoform X2, with protein sequence MSIVYGVQGQLLEVTVVACNKLKDTEWISRQDPYVCLEYGSSKFRTRTCTDGGKNPTFQEKFVFTLIEGLREINIVVWNSNTVNADDFIGSGKVQLQKVLSQGYDDTAWPLQTKRGRHAGEVRLIMHYANANKPATSHAPSGSPYVTPTPGSYPYSAAPPHAASHPPPSAYPAPSPYSTVPPPSAAYHSPSPYPTAPPPSAAYHPPSYPPQSAAYPSPYSSPSAYPPQSYPPQGYSYPPGPYPGAYPPR